A window from Schistosoma haematobium chromosome 3, whole genome shotgun sequence encodes these proteins:
- a CDS encoding hypothetical protein (EggNog:ENOG410VC89~COG:E), translated as MKLITEWGHQYCKCPVGWDLAHAVGNIPLFLHDWDVDMAVWCSYKYLNGSPGAMGGLFIHEKHHHQESSYGPKFNESNDVNSSDNTIITDISGPQLTGWWSHRTETRFDMTGHMELAKGADAYRLSNPPLLLAAALTVSIGIIKSCGGMNNLREKSIKLTNYLEYLITESPLALTSDQYGIVTPSSSEERGAQLTLSFNHVNVKKLYENLLRLGAICDYRLPNFLRITPIPLYNCFEDVYMFVKCLRQALYDTESV; from the coding sequence ATGAAATTAATTACTGAATGGGGTCATCAATACTGTAAATGTCCAGTAGGATGGGATTTAGCACATGCTGTTGGTAATATTCCTTTATTTCTGCATGATTGGGATGTTGATATGGCTGTATGGTgttcatataaatatttaaatggtaGTCCCGGTGCTATGGGAGGATTGTTTATTCATGAAaaacatcatcatcaagaaTCAAGTTATGGACCGAAATTTAATGAGTCCAACGATGTCAATAGTAGTGATAATACAATAATTACTGATATATCTGGTCCCCAGCTAACCGGTTGGTGGAGCCATAGAACTGAAACGCGATTCGATATGACTGGACATATGGAATTAGCGAAAGGTGCTGATGCCTATCGATTGTCTAATCCACCATTATTATTAGCTGCAGCTTTGACGGTCAGTATCGGTATTATCAAATCATGTGGCGGTATGAATAATTTAAGAGAGAAATCAATCAAACTAACTAATTACCTTGAATATCTAATTACAGAGAGTCCATTAGCTCTAACTAGTGATCAATATGGTATAGTTACACCATCGAGTTCAGAGGAACGTGGAGCACAGTTAACATTGAGTTTTAATCATGTAAACGTTAAAAAACTATATGAAAATTTATTGAGATTAGGTGCAATATGTGATTATAGACTGCCGAATTTTCTGCGTATTACACCGATACCATTGTATAATTGTTTTGAAGATGTTTATATGTTTGTAAAATGTCTTCGTCAAGCGTTGTATGACACTGAATCAgtttaa
- a CDS encoding hypothetical protein (EggNog:ENOG410VC89~COG:E): protein MGLQPRRLNAYLNDILNQWRNLGVLAYHYGELPASHCDKQLSIDCAQWIVNSKPSEVSITCNLTVNMHALIAKFYRPKGAKHCVLIEDGIFPSDYYVLESQINWHGLNPNDCIIKLKPRINEYCLRNEDIFHEIQKNQHRIALIWLPGVQYVTGQLFNMKLITEWGHQYCKCPVGWDLAHAVGNIPLFLHDWDVDMAVWCSYKYLNGSPGAMGGLFIHEKHHHQESSYGPKFNESNDVNSSDNTIITDISGPQLTGWWSHRTETRFDMTGHMELAKGADAYRLSNPPLLLAAALTVSIGIIKSCGGMNNLREKSIKLTNYLEYLITESPLALTSDQYGIVTPSSSEERGAQLTLSFNHVNVKKLYENLLRLGAICDYRLPNFLRITPIPLYNSFEDVYMFVKCLRQALYDTESV from the coding sequence ATGGGATTACAACCAAGACGTTTAAATGCCTATTTAAATGACATATTAAATCAATGGAGAAATTTAGGTGTATTAGCCTATCATTATGGTGAATTGCCAGCATCACATTGTGATAAACAATTATCCATTGATTGTGCTCAATGGATTGTTAACTCTAAACCAAGTGAAGTTAGTATTACTTGTAATTTAACAGTGAATATGCATGCATTGATTGCTAAATTCTACAGACCAAAAGGTGCGAAACACTGTGTACTAATTGAAGATGGAATCTTTCCAAGTGATTATTATGTGCTTGAATCACAAATTAATTGGCATGGTTTAAATCCGAATGATTGTATTATTAAATTGAAACCACGTATTAATGAATATTGTTTAAGAAATGAAGATATTTTCCACGAAATCCAAAAAAATCAACATAGAATTGCATTGATTTGGTTACCAGGAGTACAATACGTTACAGGACAATTATTCAATATGAAATTAATTACTGAATGGGGTCATCAATACTGTAAATGTCCAGTAGGATGGGATTTAGCACATGCTGTTGGTAATATTCCTTTATTTCTGCATGATTGGGATGTTGATATGGCTGTATGGTgttcatataaatatttaaatggtaGTCCCGGTGCTATGGGAGGATTGTTTATTCATGAAaaacatcatcatcaagaaTCAAGTTATGGACCGAAATTTAATGAGTCCAACGATGTCAATAGTAGTGATAATACAATAATTACTGATATATCTGGTCCCCAGCTAACCGGTTGGTGGAGCCATAGAACTGAAACGCGATTCGATATGACTGGACATATGGAATTAGCGAAAGGTGCTGATGCCTATCGATTGTCTAATCCACCATTATTATTAGCTGCAGCTTTGACGGTCAGTATCGGTATTATCAAATCATGTGGCGGTATGAATAATTTAAGAGAGAAATCAATCAAACTAACTAATTACCTTGAATATCTAATTACAGAGAGTCCATTAGCTCTAACTAGTGATCAATATGGTATAGTTACACCATCGAGTTCAGAGGAACGTGGAGCACAGTTAACATTGAGTTTTAATCATGTAAACGTTAAAAAACTATATGAAAATTTATTGAGATTAGGTGCAATATGTGATTATAGACTGCCGAATTTTCTGCGTATTACACCGATACCATTGTATAATAGTTTTGAAGATGTTTATATGTTTGTAAAATGTCTTCGTCAAGCGTTGTATGACACTGAATCAgtttaa